Proteins found in one Fulvitalea axinellae genomic segment:
- a CDS encoding ISL3 family transposase encodes MTEEEFYGSILHLPYLKVESVVHGPKKIGIHCQITVKASKCPVCLKKRETINQYSLHKYQDLSISGKEVWLHVRVPQFVCEGCGRYFLHRPEWASSGKSHTDRQSKWIFELCAKQSFSEVAALVNACHKTVERIYFRHANKAVDLLGRYARVRKLGIDELAHRKGKKDYVCVLTDLERGIHLDILKDRKKETIRSHFQSLGNGFMRRIEVVACDIWRPYIDVCEACFPNAAVVIDYFHVVKSLNDSLDGIRKKLRKEHKDTDCFKNIKWALFKRPDHCCSRQRESLGRAFRDSALLKDAYDLRNEFLEIMDFSETKVSDEKRLDQWIEKARDVNQKGFNRFVKTLCRWRTQIWAFTQTGVTNAMTEGLNNMIRYYKRISFGIPNFEHMRIRVLVSGI; translated from the coding sequence ATGACGGAAGAAGAATTTTACGGGTCAATTCTGCACCTACCTTATCTGAAGGTGGAATCTGTAGTGCACGGTCCAAAGAAGATAGGTATTCACTGCCAAATTACCGTGAAGGCGTCCAAGTGTCCCGTTTGTCTTAAGAAAAGAGAAACAATCAACCAATACAGTCTGCATAAATACCAAGACTTGAGCATCAGCGGAAAAGAGGTTTGGCTTCACGTCCGGGTTCCCCAGTTTGTTTGTGAAGGTTGCGGGAGATACTTTCTTCACAGGCCTGAATGGGCCTCGTCCGGAAAATCCCATACCGACAGGCAATCAAAATGGATCTTCGAACTTTGCGCCAAACAATCGTTCAGCGAGGTCGCCGCTTTGGTCAACGCTTGCCATAAGACGGTGGAGAGAATATATTTTCGGCACGCAAACAAAGCCGTCGATTTGCTTGGCAGGTACGCCCGCGTCAGAAAATTGGGCATTGACGAATTGGCGCACCGAAAAGGGAAGAAAGACTATGTTTGCGTGCTTACGGACTTGGAACGGGGCATTCACCTCGACATTCTCAAAGACCGGAAAAAAGAAACGATTAGGTCTCATTTCCAGTCTCTTGGCAACGGATTCATGCGGAGGATAGAGGTTGTCGCCTGCGATATATGGAGGCCCTACATTGATGTGTGCGAGGCTTGTTTTCCCAACGCTGCGGTAGTCATCGATTATTTTCATGTCGTCAAATCCCTGAACGATTCATTAGACGGAATCAGGAAAAAGTTGCGAAAAGAACACAAAGACACGGACTGTTTCAAGAATATAAAATGGGCCCTTTTTAAACGTCCTGACCATTGTTGTTCCCGGCAACGGGAATCTTTGGGTCGGGCGTTCCGGGATTCCGCCTTATTGAAAGACGCCTATGACCTACGGAACGAATTTTTGGAGATCATGGACTTTTCAGAAACCAAGGTATCCGACGAGAAACGATTGGACCAATGGATCGAAAAAGCACGGGACGTGAACCAAAAAGGGTTCAACAGATTTGTTAAGACCCTTTGTCGCTGGCGCACTCAGATATGGGCTTTCACTCAAACCGGAGTGACTAACGCAATGACCGAAGGCTTGAATAACATGATTCGGTACTACAAACGAATCTCATTCGGGATACCGAATTTTGAGCATATGAGAATTAGGGTATTAGTTTCTGGGATATAG